In Kitasatospora sp. NBC_00240, the following are encoded in one genomic region:
- a CDS encoding TMEM165/GDT1 family protein, producing MSSTVLAITFGIVFLAELPDKTALASLVLGTRYRASYVFAGVAAAMAVMVGLALVAGQLLALLPQRWVEGVTGLLFLAGAAMLLLHHGGDEEGHAAKEPSSNSFWKVAGASFAVVAVAEFGDLTQIMTANLAAKYDDPLAVGLGAWLALCAVAGIAIAGGQKLLQYVPMKVIVRVAAGVMLLMGGFSLFKAVAG from the coding sequence GTGAGTTCGACCGTTCTCGCCATCACCTTCGGCATCGTCTTCCTCGCCGAACTGCCCGACAAGACCGCCCTGGCCAGCCTTGTGCTCGGCACCCGCTACCGCGCGAGCTACGTCTTCGCCGGCGTCGCGGCCGCGATGGCCGTCATGGTCGGCCTGGCGCTGGTCGCCGGCCAACTGCTCGCCCTGCTGCCGCAGCGCTGGGTGGAGGGGGTCACCGGCCTGCTGTTCCTGGCCGGCGCCGCGATGCTGCTCCTCCACCACGGCGGGGACGAGGAGGGCCACGCCGCCAAGGAACCGTCCTCGAACAGCTTCTGGAAGGTCGCGGGGGCGAGTTTCGCGGTGGTCGCGGTGGCCGAGTTCGGTGACCTCACCCAGATCATGACCGCCAACCTGGCCGCCAAGTACGACGACCCGCTGGCGGTGGGCCTCGGTGCCTGGCTGGCGCTCTGCGCCGTCGCCGGGATCGCCATCGCGGGCGGGCAGAAGCTGCTGCAGTACGTACCGATGAAGGTGATCGTCCGGGTGGCGGCCGGTGTGATGCTGCTGATGGGCGGGTTCAGCCTGTTCAAGGCCGTCGCCGGCTGA
- a CDS encoding ABC transporter permease: MPPASRALAATGQLLPVTPALGVAIALLLAAAVAVAGRGLLGYGHAVLRAGGRAVVQLAVVALVITWVVGSLWTSALFVLLMLAVAVRTAGRRITDGPGWVWAAVPVGGAVVPLLALLLAAGLLPARGLSIIPVAGILIGGALTATSLAGRRALDELRQRHGEVEAALALGLEERDARLEICRTAAATSLVPALDQTRTVGLVTLPGAFVGMLLGGASPVQAGAVQLFVLVALLLVEAVAIVAVLELVGRGLVATGGPGAVG; encoded by the coding sequence GTGCCCCCGGCCAGCCGGGCCCTCGCCGCCACCGGCCAGCTGCTGCCCGTCACCCCGGCGCTCGGGGTGGCGATCGCCCTGCTGCTCGCCGCCGCCGTCGCGGTGGCCGGCCGGGGCCTGCTCGGGTACGGGCACGCCGTGCTGCGGGCCGGCGGGCGGGCGGTGGTGCAGCTCGCGGTCGTCGCGCTCGTCATCACCTGGGTGGTCGGCTCGCTCTGGACGTCCGCCCTGTTCGTGCTGCTGATGCTGGCCGTCGCCGTCCGGACGGCCGGCCGGCGGATCACCGACGGGCCCGGCTGGGTCTGGGCCGCCGTGCCGGTCGGCGGCGCGGTGGTGCCCCTGCTGGCGCTGCTGCTGGCCGCCGGGCTGCTCCCGGCCCGGGGCCTGTCGATCATCCCGGTGGCGGGCATCCTGATCGGCGGCGCGCTGACCGCCACCTCGCTGGCCGGCCGCCGCGCCCTGGACGAGCTGCGCCAGCGGCACGGCGAGGTGGAGGCGGCGCTCGCGCTGGGGCTGGAGGAGCGCGACGCCCGGCTGGAGATCTGCCGGACCGCCGCCGCGACCTCGCTCGTCCCGGCGCTGGACCAGACCCGGACGGTCGGGCTGGTCACCCTGCCCGGCGCGTTCGTCGGGATGCTGCTCGGCGGCGCCTCGCCCGTCCAGGCCGGCGCGGTGCAGCTGTTCGTGCTGGTCGCCCTGCTGCTGGTGGAGGCGGTGGCGATCGTGGCGGTGCTGGAGCTGGTCGGCCGGGGACTGGTGGCCACGGGGGGCCCGGGAGCCGTCGGGTAG